GTTTTGGTGTGGTGTTCGTGTTTGGCAAGGCGGGGTGTGCCAGGGTCAGGCTCACGTCTTTCTTCTCGCAAAGGACCTGCGCCTTTTGCCTTTACGTCCAGCGTTTTATCTCCGGGCTTTTCGGCGCCCTTCATTTCCACCTCCAATGGCTTTAGCGCGTCTTTAGCCTCCTTTTTGTCTTGTTTCAGTCCTTCTTTTACTTCCTTGCCCAGCGCCTCGTGTTGAGCTGCCATTTGGGTAGCGCTTAGTTGGCTAAAGCCAATAATTTTATCTGCCGAAGGTTGGTTCGTTACTACTTTTTTAGCCGCCATCTTCTTCGCCTTGGGCGGGGCAAGGGGTAAGGTTGGCGGGTCTTTTTTGGGCGGTGCTTGTTCGGTTTTGCCAGTAGGGGTTGCCTTTCGGCGAAGTGGGGGCTCGGTGGTTTGATGCCCAGGTTGGTTGGAGGGAGAGTTGTCTTTAGTTGGTTTTGCCTGGGTTAGTTTCCCCTTAGTCAAGGTACCCTGAGTGAGCTCTCCTTTAGGGGCTTGTTTGGTGGGGGCTATTGGTTCGGTATCTGCCTTTCGGCGAAAGCTCAAACGTTCGCCTTTGGGGACAAGCTTGCCCTGCATAAAAGGGTAAGGGTTTTCTTTAGGCGTTAAAGTTCCGTCGCTACTCAGGTAATTGGCGTCTTTGGGCACGAGCTTACCTTGGGGTTGTTGTGCCATGTAAGGGCTGATCAATTGGTGGGGTTGCCCATTGGGGTGGTAAGGGTGGGTAGGTGGCATCAGCGAATTTGCTTTTGACAAATCGCCCGGCAACTTGGCAGCAGTGGAGCTTTTGCTTGACTCTTTCTTTTCAGAAGAAGTTTAGTAGCTGTTTTAGTCATGCGCTTAAAGAAAGGTTGATGTACGTAAGATTGATGTAAGTTTGAAGCTGGTTTTAAGGTAGTATTTTTTTTGACTATCCGAAGATTTTTTAGGCTAAAATAGCCATTGCCATTAGAGAAAAGCACACACTTGGGCAGGGGAGTCTCTTTTTTGCAAAAATGAGAATAGAAGCGCGGTTAAGGCAAATGAGAATGCTTGCCTCTCAACGAAAGTTGCATTGGTTGAAGGGGAGGCTTTCTTGTATCCAAAGGCTTCAATTGAAAAACTTCAAGCCACTACCTCCCGTGAAGGTCTTACCGCAGGTTGACCTGAGCAATGCTCACCCCAGACTTGAAAAAACGATTGGTGTGTAGGATTTTGGACTTGAGTTGCCTTCGAAAACCTGCCAGTATTTTTTAGCGTCGTCATAAAAACCTACCTCCCGCGAAGGTCTTACCGCAGGTTGACCTGAGCAATGCTCACCCCAGACTTGAAAAAACGATTGGTATGTAGGATTTTGGGCTTGAGTTGCCTTCGAAAGTCTTGCAGGTTGAACCATTTATCAAAAAATGTCGTTTCAAGATGACACCTTAACAATTCATTGAAAAATAAGTTGTAAGTCTGAAAATCAAAGCAAAAACCTATGAGCCTTAATGCTTTAACTAGTGCCAATATTCTAGTGGTTGACGACCAAAGTGATAATGTGCAAACAATGACCCGATACTTGGAAGAAGCAAGTGAAAGTTATGATTTGCTGACCGCGTCGAATGGTAAAATAGCTTACAATGTGGCGCAAAAGCTCTTGCCTGACCTCATTATTACCGATTGGGACATGCCGCAAATGAATGGTTTGCAGCTTACCCAGGCGCTCAAACAAACCCCCCTGACTAAAGATATTCCTATTTTGCTTATTACTGGGGTGTATACCACCACCGAAAACCTCAAGGCTGCCCTTGATGCAGGAGCGTTTGACTATGTGCGCAAGCCGATTCAAAAAATAGAACTGTGGGCAAGGGTAAAGTCAGTACTTAGTCTTATGCACTCCTATAAAACCATCAAATCGCAGCATCAGGAAATAGAGCGCAAGAATAGATTGATAAAAGAACAAAAAGACCGTGAGCTTAACACTAAAATACTGGAGTTGCACCAAAAGACCCAAATACTAAGGACAATACAGGAACGGCTTGAAAAAATAGACATCAAAGAAAAAGCAAGTGCCTCTAAGGAAGTGACCAAAATTGTAAGGTACATTGATAATAGCCTGGATCTGGAGAACGAGTGGCAGAATTTTAAAAATTATTTCGAAAAGGTACACCCCAGGTTTTTTACCCTGTTGCAAGAAGAATACCCCAAACTTACTACCGAAGACCTGCGGTATTGTGCTTATGTAAAAACCCACATGTCTAACAAAGAGATAGCTAACCTATTGAATATCAATACAGAAAGTGTGCGAACCCACAAGTATCGCTTGAAGAAAAAACTAGGCTTACCCAAAAATGTAGAACTCAAAGATTTTATCAATCAATTAATTGTATAAAATATTATTTGGTCTTTTTTTAATGCCTGTCTACGGATTGTCTATGCTGTTGTCTACGGATTGTCTATTACAGTTTTTATCGTCCACTCATAATCCTTCGTATATTTGTATAAGCAGATGCATATAGTGATTAAAACTATCATCCAAACAAAAATCTAATTCCTTCCTCTACCATCCAAATGCCTCCATCAGGCGAACACCGAAAAGCCTAAAACAGAGTAGGTGATAAAACTGATACGTGAAGACAATGCATACAGCAACCAAAGCTAAAAAAAATCCAGGATTATTTGTAGCCAACTATGAGGTGAGATCTAACAAAAAAAATGATCCGAAAATATACCTCTGCCTCACTTTTTATATAGGACGTGAAACCGTTATAGGCAACGCCGATATTAATCGACGCAACAAAACATTTGTGAGCATTCCTTCTTACCTCAAAGGAGACTTTACTTATATAAGTCTACTCAACTATAACAAAACTCAAGTATTAGTTACCGCTGATGGTTTTCTAACCCCCGATCAAAGCACTTTTTTATCGCCTAATACCAAAGTAAGGCTATTGCTTGATGAAAATTGGGAGAAAGGTACAGCCAGTATCAAGTTTCAGGACAGCGATGGTTCGTGGCAAAAAATAGAAAACGCCACTATCCAACTAGTAGCTGATGAATAGTTCGCTGGCTTCTTGGTAGGCAAAGGTGAATTTTGTGCCTTAGCGATAAATTAGAGCATTATTCGCTTTTTGAGTTCTAACGCCTACCGAATCCTTCATTGTGTGGCAAAGCTCTTAAAAGTTGAGTCAGAGAATTTATAGACTCATCGCGGCACAGCACAGCGGCAAATTTGGTTTTTAAGGGATGGTGTAAAAATAAAGTTCTATAGTAACGCCAAAATATTTTGTTGGCAGGAGAGGCAGGGCAATATCCAGTGGATGTTGAGCCCGCCCTGCGGGACGGCGTCATAGCAGCGCTACGGCAAGTTTTTTTAACGAATTCTGTCAGCGAAAGATGACCTTAAAAATGTAAATTTATCTTGGTACTATTCCTAAGAGAAGCAAAGGGCAAAAGTGCAGAATACCACTTTATATATTTAGTGGTTGAGGTACTAGCCCAATATAAAGGCATTACATAGTTTATTTCAATAAATAATTAACATCCATAAGTAGAAAGAAAAAACCCCGGTATTTTATACCTGGGTTTTTTTACTTAAGTTTTTAGATGTTTAGAGCAAGCTTTTACACCTTGTAAATAAACAGGAGGAGAACCATCAGGCAGGAGGGATAACTTGCTTATAAAGGTTGTATACACCAAATAAATTTGCTTTGTATACCCTTTGTCTATACTTGTTTTTTTAGGTATCCAACTCTATGCCCTACCTTTGTACCACAAACATTTAAAACATTATTACATAAATTATTGAGATGAAATCTATTAAGACGAAAAATTGGGAGACATTAATGATAAGTGCGCCAGCAGGCTTTGTTACTTATTTTTTGAAAATGCAGCATCATTTAAAAACAAGTTTTGGTAAAATGAACCTTGAAACCACACAATTCAAACAAATAAGCGATACGGGTTTTAGTTGTAAGGTACATTGGGTGGGCAGCGATGTACACAAGTTGGATAAGATGAAAAATTCTTTGTTCAACCAATTGCCTGATAAAACCCCTGCTCAAGCTAAAGATTTTATAAAATTGAGGCTAAAAAAATAAATACCTGATTTCAGTAATCTGTAAAATATTTTTTCTTACAAATTACTAAGCAAAATTACTAACCCTGAAATAATGAATAATACAAATAAAAAACAAACAGTTTCCCCCCCTCCAAGTGTAGGAATGTTGGGGCAGATGATGTTGTCGGAAGAGGATATGAAGGAGCTATTAGGAGAAGGCAACTTCGACGAACCCCTAAGAGATGATGAATAATTTTACCTTTAGTTTTAACTTTTAATAATTGTTGCCTGCTCTAAAGTTTTGATACTTGAGGGCAGGTTTTTTAATGCCTCTTTGCAGGGTAAAAAATATAAAGAATGCATCAGCTACAGCTTGCTGTGCTGCGCAAGATGGTTGTATTATTAAAATAATATAAAGAGTGTACAAGTACTCAAATAAACTTATATATTTTTTGAAAGAGTGTTGAAAAAATAGGCGGTTAAAAATGCCCAGGTATTTTTGTCCATTCCTAAGAATCAATTTGGACGTTTTTTCGTTTATAAGGAGTATGAAAAAAATACTGCTAACATTGTGGGCGTTTTGTATAACCTGCGCAACATTACAAGCGCAAAACAACAACGAAGAATTGGATATTTTGCAGCCCCCTTTTGAGAATAAATCGTTGCCCAAAATCCCTCGTTTTTTGGAAGTAGGCATCAGTGCCAATGCTTACCGAGGCGATTTGAACCCTTCTTACAGCAAGTGGACCTCCTCTTTTCATATTGCTTACAGGCTCAACCGACACCGTTATTTTAACAGCCGATTTGGTTTCAGCATAGGGTCTGTTACAGGAGAAAACCTGAATTACTCTTTCACCTCTACTGATCCTGAAGAAGACGGCAGACCCAATAACTTTTTTAAATCAAATTTAATTACATTTCACTATGAGCTCCAGTTTAACTTGATCAAAACTTCGCGTTATATGGTATACCTCAGCCAGGGCTTTGGTATTTATCGGTTTTTGGTGAAAAACGACGAAGGAGAAAACCTTCAGGACATTCAAACTTCCCGAGGGAAAAACGAAAACTATAATAACTTTGCGGTTATGTTGCCTACAGGCATTGGTGCTGCCTATCGTTTTGCCAATGGTTATGCCTTGGGCCTACAGGCAAGCATACTCAACCCACAAACCGATTATGTAGACAATATTTCTCAGTTGAGTACCAACAATCGCAATGACAATACCTTGATGTTTAAATTCTTTTTGTGGGCACCACTCAGCAAAATACCTGTAAAAAAGATATCTACCCGTAACAACATCAACTATACCCGGAGCCGGGCCTTGGGCAATTGGTAGATAAAATATATTTTTTGAAGGTTCAAAGCGCAGGAGCGAGAGGAGCCGAATTTGAGTTAGAAGAGTGTAAGGAAAAGCAAAAAAGGTTTGATATTGAGTTGTTTTAACTCAATATTAAACCTTGGTTTGCATCGCTTACCGATGATGGTGATAGGTGTACTACATCATCTTCATTGAATAAGAAGATGTAAATGATTTTTGTGTCAATTTCCAATTTTCCAGAAAGCATTTTTACCGGATAGTTTTTACCACGCTTGTCAATCACTTCCCCGCTTACCTGTTCCTGAAAAGAACGATAACTTACTTTAAAACGTTTCTCTCGCAAATCGATGACGTTTTTATAGTCCGTCTCTATTAAAATATCTACCGACTCGCCAATCAACTCGCCTCTTTTGTAGTTAAACCTTTGGTATATATAGTTATTAACTTTGGTAATGATAAACTTTTCGTTGGTGATCAACAAGCCTGCGTACAAACGGTTGATTACAGTGCGGTAAATCATTAATTCATCAGAAATATTGTTGAGTTTTTGCTCAAATTTATGCACCCAATACTTAGAGTTTTGCAACTCTTTGCGCAAATTGGCTTCGCGTTCCTGGGCATCTTGCGCCTCACTTTCCAAAATAGCCAATAGCTTCTTGTTTCTTTCAGATGCTTTAATGGCAATGATACCAGAAGCAATCCTTTGCGATAAACGCTCTATAAAAGTGACCTCATGGGTTTTGAAAACCTTGAAAGACACCAGCTCTATTATACCCACCATAGCATCGTCCGATTTTACTGGAACAATCAGCACACAACTGGGGTTGCTTTTGCCCAATCCTGAGGTAATATGCACATAACTCTGTGGAACATCGGTCAGTAACATCGTATCACCTTCGCGCCAGGCAGTACCTATGAGCCCATCGCCCAAGTCTACCCTTTTGTTTTTAAATTTGTTACGTTCGTAAGCATAACAAGCCTTAAGTTCCATATAGAGGTCTTCGTCGTTGTCGTCGTTAATCACAAACATACCTCCCTGGCTACTTCCAGTATATTTTACAAGCTGTGCTGTTACCTCAAAAGCTTGTTCTTCGAGGTTGTTAAAGTGATTTCGGTAAATTTCGTTGAAAATAGCAAAACCTTCAGTCTCCCAACGTCGTTCAGCTTCTTTCTGCGAAAACTCTTTCAGTTTGGCGTTTTCGTCTTTAGTAATCTGAATGGTTTGTCTGAGTTGTGTATAGAGGTTTTTAAAATTACGGGCAAGGTTACCTACTTCGTCTTCAGTCTGTACTCCATCCAAACGGTCTTCTTGGTTTTGTAATCCATCAGCAATCGATTTGGTGAT
This window of the Microscilla marina ATCC 23134 genome carries:
- a CDS encoding response regulator, which produces MSLNALTSANILVVDDQSDNVQTMTRYLEEASESYDLLTASNGKIAYNVAQKLLPDLIITDWDMPQMNGLQLTQALKQTPLTKDIPILLITGVYTTTENLKAALDAGAFDYVRKPIQKIELWARVKSVLSLMHSYKTIKSQHQEIERKNRLIKEQKDRELNTKILELHQKTQILRTIQERLEKIDIKEKASASKEVTKIVRYIDNSLDLENEWQNFKNYFEKVHPRFFTLLQEEYPKLTTEDLRYCAYVKTHMSNKEIANLLNINTESVRTHKYRLKKKLGLPKNVELKDFINQLIV
- a CDS encoding DUF1842 domain-containing protein, producing MHTATKAKKNPGLFVANYEVRSNKKNDPKIYLCLTFYIGRETVIGNADINRRNKTFVSIPSYLKGDFTYISLLNYNKTQVLVTADGFLTPDQSTFLSPNTKVRLLLDENWEKGTASIKFQDSDGSWQKIENATIQLVADE
- a CDS encoding GAF domain-containing protein; the encoded protein is MRFTLKKVRHKILLAFATLILFTGVIVVISQYYMRKSNEYQSLKTQIKDLLNLSLTVQNHQKNFLLTDAKSITYYKQKGQSKNLSEYNKNALKIKKLITKIEKAPLLNQLNVDKSLKKIRSSHTKYNRWFNDLSLKIQYKGFKDYGLINKMRIAAHQLEKADSLRQFDINKLRRHEKDFLLRKDLVYANKLYNLNRSIKQSLRSQIDTLAKTASAQINRLEAYINTANTYERYFAKIVNIDIKIGLTENEGIRGELKNIIADIKLELSILHDTVNERTNNLIWQAAMVFLIVIIVMLFLSLAVAWYFTHSISSPIELLSRITKSIADGLQNQEDRLDGVQTEDEVGNLARNFKNLYTQLRQTIQITKDENAKLKEFSQKEAERRWETEGFAIFNEIYRNHFNNLEEQAFEVTAQLVKYTGSSQGGMFVINDDNDEDLYMELKACYAYERNKFKNKRVDLGDGLIGTAWREGDTMLLTDVPQSYVHITSGLGKSNPSCVLIVPVKSDDAMVGIIELVSFKVFKTHEVTFIERLSQRIASGIIAIKASERNKKLLAILESEAQDAQEREANLRKELQNSKYWVHKFEQKLNNISDELMIYRTVINRLYAGLLITNEKFIITKVNNYIYQRFNYKRGELIGESVDILIETDYKNVIDLREKRFKVSYRSFQEQVSGEVIDKRGKNYPVKMLSGKLEIDTKIIYIFLFNEDDVVHLSPSSVSDANQGLILS